DNA sequence from the Paenibacillus azoreducens genome:
TATCGCTTGTTTTCCTCTACGGCCTTGTACAGGTTTAGGAAATAGTTTACCTTCCCTCGAATAATCGGATTGACACGTTCAAGCCATGCTTTCTTGTTCAACGTTAGGGTTTTCCGTGTCTTGGCCTTCACTTTCTGCTTGAGGTCTTTCCACGTGGAATCCTTGGGTTTCGCGATGAAATACGGCCTGCCATCCTTCTTCCGCTCCCGCCAGTGTTCAAACGTGAATCCCAGAAAATCGAAGTCATCTTTCTTGAAGTTTACCGTTTTAATATTCTCCATGGCGACTTCCAATCCTAGCTCTGCTAATACTTCTCGGGTGACTTCAGCCGCCTTTTGGATGTCTTCCTCCGTTTTCGCGAATAAGAGAAAATCGTCAGCGTAGCGCACGAAGCGGATACCGTGCTTCTCCAACTTCCAATCCAACTCATTATGCTTTCCTCACACTTTGGCTGTAACACGTTTACAACGGCTTGTTGCACAATCCGGTCTTCAATGTTAGGTATGCCTAGCGGACGCATCTTCCCGTTTTTCTTTGGGATATATTGTCTGCGTACGGGGGATGGTACATAGGCTTTGTCTCGGAGTTTCTGCAAGAGTCCGCTTAGATTTTCATCCAACTTCTTCTCATAGCTCTCCAAGGTTTCGCCGTCGATTCCACCCGCCCCTTTGTTTTCCTTTACCTGTAACCATGCTTCATGAAGTTTTCGTTCAAACAAAATTTGCCCATAAATACTGTGCCACTTTAACTTCAGTTCTTGATTCAAGTCTATCGCCCACCTTTCATCGTGCCCATTCCGTTCGTTCTTACCACAGTAGCGTGACGGTTGTTCGGCACCACATTCAAGTGTTTGTCCACGAGGTCGTTCCCCTTCCGTTCGGCAAACGTTTAGTCATCTGCCTACTTCCGTACTATGAGAACGTCTGAGTTCTCTACCATGATTTCAACTTCGGCGAAGCCTTATATGTAATCATCCTTTTCAGGGAAGTAGAGAACCTCACGGGGTCATCGTATCTTCCTTCTGAACATACCCAGCACCTTCACTTGATAAGCCACCGCCCTCCGTCTGGTTCATTGGACAACGATTTTTTTTCTTTAGGCTTCCCGTTATTACCGCACAGTCGCCGACTTATCCTGCCGCTGCGTGCTTCACGCTTTTCGCATTTGGGTCTGCTCATTCGCCTACGGGTCTCTCGATTTTCCGCATCTCCTTCAGACAACTACCTCGCGATGTTGCCCTAGATTAGGCTTCTCAACTCACACCAGAGTGGTTGAGGAGGGGCTCCGGCAGCATCATGCGGGATGATTCAAACAAACCGTTGCCTTCGAGTTTTTTGGTCATTTGTAATGCCCCCCAATCCTAAGAGCTCACTCTTGAGCCTGACCGGCATCATCAAGTGAAGATGCTCGGAGTATGACTGTTTCTCCGAATCTACGCTTAAGGCTATCCGTTGCCCTTTCCAGATCTCGTTTCCGCTCACGGTTACCAAATAGGGTCAGTTGGACCAATGAGTCCTGGCTAAGGTCTGATAAGGATATTCCAATTTTTCGGACGGGCAGGCCGTTCCAGTGGCAGCTGAACAGCTCGGAAGCAGCGTTGAATATTTCGTCGGTTATGTTGGTAGGGTCAGCGATCTTCATTTGTCTTGAAAAACCAGTGGGATGGTCAAAATCAGCACCCTGGCAACCAACACTGACAACGGACCCCATAAGCCCCTTTTCACGGCAACGCCGTCCGACCAGCTCACAGAGTTCCAATAAGACTATCCTGATTTCTTCCCAGCTCGTATAATCGCGCGGGAGCGTCATTTGATGACCCACTCCCTTCTGCGGCTGCAGCTGACTACGAGGAGTAACTGGTGAGGAATCAATTCCATTAGCAATTCTCCACAGCACTTCGCCATTTACACCCCAACGCTTGGTTAGCCTTGGCAGTGGTGTTTGCGCCAGGTCCCCGATCGTATGGATGCCCATTTTGTAGAAGTGACGTGTCATACGCGAGCCAACCATAAACATCTCGTTGACAGGTTTAGGCCATAGGGTTTCCGACAGCCTCTCACGATCCAATGTAAAGATGCCGCCCGGGATTTTTTTAGCAAAGATATCGCAAGCGATCTTGCTGAGAACCTTGCAATCACTTAAACCCACTCTCACATAAATGCCTGTCTCATGCTGTACCTGTTGCTGGATTTTATGTGCTATTTCATCAGGACTGCCGAACAATTGGAGACTACCTGTGACATCCAAATGCTGCTCATCAATACTGTATGGCTCTACAAGATCCGTAAATGATTGATAAATTTCCGTGATATGCAAAGATACACGGATATATTCCGACATCCTCGGAGGCATTACAACCAAATGCGGGCACTTCTGCAGCGCGTCTCCGAGTCGTTCAGCCGTCGTTACACCGTATTTTTTGGCGAGTGGACAGGCAGCCAGAATAATTCCCGATCTGCGAGCTGGATCACCTGACACAACTAAAGGTTTGTCCTTGTATTCGGGGTGGGCAGCCTTCTGAACACTGGCATAGAAGGATTGGCAGTCAGCCAACATGATGACACGTTTTTTGGACTTGACCATAGGATTCGCTCCTTATTCTTCGATTCAAACAAGAACGTTTTGTTTGTATCATATGCGAACGTACGTTCTTTTATCAATGTAAATTTAACCCTGCTGTGTCCAAAACTTACCGCCTGATCATCAGCCATCCCAACGCTATAATTACATAAGAGGTGGTTTAATGTTTATTTACCCGATGTTACTTGCCATGGTCTCCTCGCCCTTTTCGGGTTCAGACATTATTTTTGAACCTAAGGGTCGATGGGCATCGTCTTATATATTCTCAGGAATCCGGGATGATCCATACATTGGTAGCATTGAGCGGGGGAAGCAAAACATAACTGTCCAGATGCTTTTAAAGATTGCTGATGCTCTTCATGTAGATGTAAGTGAATTATTTGGGCATGAGAGATCATTGACATTTAAAAGTAAAAGGCTTTATGAGATCATTGACGTTTTAAGCGATAAAAATGACAATGAGATGGATAGCGTTTTGATTATTTTGCAGCATGTTTTTAAGATAGGTAACATGTCAATGAAGAGTATGGATGATAAAGAATAATTTAAACGAATAATTGGATTTTATATAATTAAATACAGCTTGCTAATTGAACCGTCCAAATGGGCGGTTTTTCTTTTGTTCTGCAGAAACTGACTTTTAGTTAAAATGCTACGTAATATTTCTCCTTCTCCTCAAAAAAAAATATAAAAAAAGCAAAAAAATCTTTTTTTGGTGTAACTTTCCTTATTTTCTTTTGTCTTTATATATGAAACGAGTTTCATTGGGAAAAGAAAGGAGGCACAAAGCACATCGTTTTCATTTCAATAAAATGGGAGTGGGATGCTGAAATGAAAAGAACAATAAAATTTAAAAAGGAGATGTGTTGAGTTGTTCTACACAAATTACAACAAAAAGAGTTACCAAATGTGGGAATTGATAAACGGACTAGACTATAATTTAGGTACTGAATATTTGCATAAAGCAGTTGGACTGTATTTTGAACAGATAAAACGATAATAAATGAAGAGAACCATTATTAGTATCGCATTGTTGTATTGCGGGACTATTGTATGTTTGACTATATTAGGGTATGGATTTAAATACTCCCAAGACTTAACAGGATATCGCGTGTCTTATGGAAAATTATGGACATTTATTAGTGATAATTATTTACTAATTCCGTTCATTTTTTCATTGATAGTTTCGTTGGTTGCAATTGTTTTGATGTTAATAGAGTATTTTTGTAAACAAAAATAATTTTATATTCCTTCCTCGTGAAGAAGCAAGAAAGAGCATCTTACGACTGCCCGTCACACAGCAAAAACCCCGTCCACAAAGACGGGGTTTAATTATTTGTTAGATGCATCATCAGATTGTGAGTTCGAATATTTCAATAGGATGCGTAACGTATGGCGTTACTCAAACTTATCCAGATGTCGGGGGTTTCCGCACCGATAAACCAATAGGCAAAACCTGCAACGCCGCGTTCTGCCGCCATCATCGTTTTCAATCCCAGTGAACGCCCGTCTTCCACCCAAATCCGGTGCTGGCTTCCTTGCCGGTTATAGCTGACGACATATTGCCCAAGACCGGAGTCCCATGAACGGTTATAGGGAACGGAGCGGATGCGCTGGCCCTGCTGGATCAAAGTCAGATCTTCGGACACCGCGCCCCCTGTTTGCAGCGTCCAATCCCTTGTATAAAAGGGAAGCGCCAGGATTGTTTTCGAAGCCGGAACGACAGACTGCAGACGTTTGAGCGCCGATTCAACCCAAGGAAACGAGGAAACCGAACCCGCGACGGGATCGCCGTCCCAATGCTCGTCATAACCCATGAGGATTACATAATCCGTATAATGTCCCAACGCGGCATAATCGAAAGCTTCCGTCCAGTCTGTTCCCAGGTCCGGAGAGACATCAATAGACAAAACCGCCCCTATTGCGTGCAAGCTTGTACTGAGTTCGGAAACAAAAGCGGTGAGATAAGGTCCATCTTCCGGACTTACGTTCTCAAAATCCACATTGATCCCGGACAATCCATATGTTTTGGTATACCCTGTAAGCTTCTGAATGACGGTTTGCCGCTTTGTTTTATCCGACAAAATTTGATGCGTTAAAGCCGCATCCGAATGATTGCCAAGGAGCGCCCATATCTCCTTGCCATTTTGCTTCGCCCAGGAGGAAAGGCTGGGATCCGCATAATTCGAGAGAGGCACCTGCCCGTTTTCGAGGAAAAACCAGCGGGGAACCATAGTGTTTACATGGCTGGCTTTAATCTTCTCCTTAAACTGGGAGAGCGTTAATTCGTTCTGCCATCCGATCTGAATGCCATAATCCGGTAAGCGATGGATAGCTGCGGACCAGGTCTTGTTTTGTAGCACCCGATCGAGCACCGCCGCCGTTTCCTCACGGGTCATCGGATCTAGAGGCCGGAATTTGCCGTCCGCCCCGTCCATAAGGCCTAATGCCCGGGCTTTTTTAATATA
Encoded proteins:
- a CDS encoding reverse transcriptase domain-containing protein is translated as MDWKLEKHGIRFVRYADDFLLFAKTEEDIQKAAEVTREVLAELGLEVAMENIKTVNFKKDDFDFLGFTFEHWRERKKDGRPYFIAKPKDSTWKDLKQKVKAKTRKTLTLNKKAWLERVNPIIRGKVNYFLNLYKAVEENKRYGQERKSLFL
- a CDS encoding DNA polymerase IV, with the translated sequence MVKSKKRVIMLADCQSFYASVQKAAHPEYKDKPLVVSGDPARRSGIILAACPLAKKYGVTTAERLGDALQKCPHLVVMPPRMSEYIRVSLHITEIYQSFTDLVEPYSIDEQHLDVTGSLQLFGSPDEIAHKIQQQVQHETGIYVRVGLSDCKVLSKIACDIFAKKIPGGIFTLDRERLSETLWPKPVNEMFMVGSRMTRHFYKMGIHTIGDLAQTPLPRLTKRWGVNGEVLWRIANGIDSSPVTPRSQLQPQKGVGHQMTLPRDYTSWEEIRIVLLELCELVGRRCREKGLMGSVVSVGCQGADFDHPTGFSRQMKIADPTNITDEIFNAASELFSCHWNGLPVRKIGISLSDLSQDSLVQLTLFGNRERKRDLERATDSLKRRFGETVILRASSLDDAGQAQE
- a CDS encoding S-layer homology domain-containing protein encodes the protein MKKYRRFAAAWTASALLFGACGSVVQAVQSTGLPFDDIAGSFAKKEIVELVKEGVVDGTGPRRFEPKKNVTRAEFAAMTDRLLKLSPVNADMASFGDVSAKSWYYGWIEAAVQLGIVEGKSKTQFMPSAQITRQEAAVLIVRALKVDPGSGTGGKLPYIDGDKIASWAAPYIKKARALGLMDGADGKFRPLDPMTREETAAVLDRVLQNKTWSAAIHRLPDYGIQIGWQNELTLSQFKEKIKASHVNTMVPRWFFLENGQVPLSNYADPSLSSWAKQNGKEIWALLGNHSDAALTHQILSDKTKRQTVIQKLTGYTKTYGLSGINVDFENVSPEDGPYLTAFVSELSTSLHAIGAVLSIDVSPDLGTDWTEAFDYAALGHYTDYVILMGYDEHWDGDPVAGSVSSFPWVESALKRLQSVVPASKTILALPFYTRDWTLQTGGAVSEDLTLIQQGQRIRSVPYNRSWDSGLGQYVVSYNRQGSQHRIWVEDGRSLGLKTMMAAERGVAGFAYWFIGAETPDIWISLSNAIRYASY
- a CDS encoding helix-turn-helix domain-containing protein, producing the protein MFIYPMLLAMVSSPFSGSDIIFEPKGRWASSYIFSGIRDDPYIGSIERGKQNITVQMLLKIADALHVDVSELFGHERSLTFKSKRLYEIIDVLSDKNDNEMDSVLIILQHVFKIGNMSMKSMDDKE